One window of the Equus asinus isolate D_3611 breed Donkey chromosome 28, EquAss-T2T_v2, whole genome shotgun sequence genome contains the following:
- the CPNE7 gene encoding copine-7 isoform X5: MECTLGQIVAQKKMTRALLLKFGRHAGKSTITVIAEDISRNNGYVELSFRARKLDDKDLFSKSDPFLELYRINDDQSEQLVYRTEVVKNNLSPVWEPFKVSLSSLCSCKEARPLKCLVWDYDSRGKHDFIGEFSTTFEEMQKAFGEDQAQWDCVNAKYKQKKRNYKNSGVVILADLKFHRVYSFLDYIMGGCQIHFTVAIDFTASNGDPRNSRSLHYINPFQPNEYLQALVAVGEICQDYDSDKRFSALGFGARIPPKYEVSHNFAINFDPEDDECEGIQGVVEAYQNCLPRVQLYGPTNVAPVISKVACMAAAEEHTGEASQYYILLILTDGVVTDMADTREAIVRASHLPMSIIIVGVGNADFTDMHVLDGDDGVLRSPRGEPALRDIVQFVPFRELKNASPAALAKCVLAEVPKQVVEFYSHKELPPRGLGTHARAAGPGSAP, from the exons ATGGAGTGTACCTTGGGGCAG ATTGTGGCCCAGAAGAAGATGACCCGGGCACTGTTGCTGAAGTTTGGCAGGCACGCCGGCAAGTCCACCATCACG GTGATCGCCGAGGACATCTCCAGGAACAACGGCTACGTGGAACTCTCCTTCCGGGCCAGGAAGCTGGACGACAAG GATCTCTTCAGCAAGTCTGACCCCTTCCTGGAGCTGTACCGGATCAACGACGACCAGAGCGAGCAGCTCGTGTACAGGACAGAG GTGGTGAAGAACAACCTCAGCCCAGTGTGGGAGCCCTTCAAGGTGTCGCTGAGCTCCCTGTGCAGCTGCAAGGAGGCGCGGCCCCTGAAG TGCCTCGTCTGGGATTATGACTCCCGCGGGAAGCACGACTTCATTGGAGAATTCTCCACCACCTTTGAGGAGATGCAGAAGGCCTTTGGGGAGGACCAG GCCCAGTGGGACTGCGTGAACGCCAAGTACAAGCAGAAGAAGCGAAATTACAAGAACTCAGGTGTGGTCATCCTGGCAGACCTGAAG TTCCACAGGGTCTATTCTTTCCTGGACTATATCATGGGCGGCTGCCAGATCCACTTCACC GTGGCCATCGACTTCACGGCCTCCAATGGCGACCCCCGGAACAGCCGCTCCCTGCACTACATCAACCCCTTCCAGCCCAACGAGTACCTGCAGGCGCTGGTGGCCGTGGGCGAGATCTGCCAGGACTATGACAG CGACAAGAGGTTTTCTGCTTTGGGGTTTGGAGCCCGGATCCCTCCCAAGTATGAG GTGTCCCACAACTTTGCCATCAATTTTGACCCCGAGGACGATGAGTGTGAAG GAATCCAGGGTGTGGTGGAGGCCTACCAGAACTGCCTGCCCCGGGTCCAGCTCTACGGCCCCACCAATGTGGCGCCCGTCATCTCCAAGGTGGCCTGCATGGCAGCGGCCGAGGAGCACACCGGGGAGGCCTCC CAATACTACATCCTGCTGATCCTGACGGACGGCGTGGTGACCGATATGGCAGACACGCGGGAGGCCATCGTGCGTGCCTCCCACCTGCCCATGTCCATCATCATCGTGGGGGTGGGCAATGCTGACTTCACCGACATGCATGTCCTGGATGGGGACGACGGTGTCCTGCGCTCCCCAAGGGGCGAGCCCGCACTCCGTGACATCGTGCAGTTCGTGCCCTTCCGGGAGCTCAAGAAT GCATCCCCAGCAGCGCTGGCCAAGTGTGTGCTGGCCGAGGTGCCCAAGCAGGTGGTGGAGTTCTACAGCCACAAGGAGCTGCCTCCGCGTGGCCTCGGCACCCACGCCCGAGCAGCCGGCCCAGGCTCAGCCCCGTGA
- the CPNE7 gene encoding copine-7 isoform X2: MSAGSERGAAAAPRVVPAPCASKVELRLSCRHLLDRDPLTKSDPRVVLLLQAQGQWVQVDRTEVVRSSLHPVFSKVFTLDYYFEEVQRLRFEVYDTHGPSSLSCQDDDFLGGMECTLGQESPGVKPADGRIGARHAAPSLPTWQRAFLPPPPPGVCFLFCTERSQEAARQADPDGLIVAQKKMTRALLLKFGRHAGKSTITVIAEDISRNNGYVELSFRARKLDDKDLFSKSDPFLELYRINDDQSEQLVYRTEVVKNNLSPVWEPFKVSLSSLCSCKEARPLKKAFGEDQAQWDCVNAKYKQKKRNYKNSGVVILADLKFHRVYSFLDYIMGGCQIHFTVAIDFTASNGDPRNSRSLHYINPFQPNEYLQALVAVGEICQDYDSDKRFSALGFGARIPPKYEVSHNFAINFDPEDDECEGIQGVVEAYQNCLPRVQLYGPTNVAPVISKVACMAAAEEHTGEASQYYILLILTDGVVTDMADTREAIVRASHLPMSIIIVGVGNADFTDMHVLDGDDGVLRSPRGEPALRDIVQFVPFRELKNASPAALAKCVLAEVPKQVVEFYSHKELPPRGLGTHARAAGPGSAP; encoded by the exons ATGAGCGCGGGCTCGGagcgcggggcggcggcggcccccaggGTGGTGCCCGCGCCCTGCGCCTCGAAGGTGGAGCTGCGGCTGAGCTGCCGGCACCTGCTGGACCGCGACCCGCTCACCAAGTCCGACCCCCGCgtggtgctgctgctgcaggcGCAGGGCCAGTGGGTGCAG GTGGACAGAACCGAGGTGGTCCGGAGCAGCCTGCACCCTGTGTTCTCCAAGGTCTTCACGCTCGACTACTATTTTGAGGAGGTGCAGAGGCTGCGCTTCGAGGTCTACGACACCCACGGGCCCAGCAGCCTCAGCTGTCAGGATGACGACTTCCTGGGGGGCATGGAGTGTACCTTGGGGCAG GAGAGCCCGGGAGTGAAGCCGGCAGACGGGAGAATCGGGGCCAGGCACGCagccccctcccttcccacctggCAGAGAGCtttcctgcccccgcccccacctggggtctgttttcttttctgcacGGAACGTTCCCAGGAAGCTGCTCGCCAGGCAGACCCTGATGGATTG ATTGTGGCCCAGAAGAAGATGACCCGGGCACTGTTGCTGAAGTTTGGCAGGCACGCCGGCAAGTCCACCATCACG GTGATCGCCGAGGACATCTCCAGGAACAACGGCTACGTGGAACTCTCCTTCCGGGCCAGGAAGCTGGACGACAAG GATCTCTTCAGCAAGTCTGACCCCTTCCTGGAGCTGTACCGGATCAACGACGACCAGAGCGAGCAGCTCGTGTACAGGACAGAG GTGGTGAAGAACAACCTCAGCCCAGTGTGGGAGCCCTTCAAGGTGTCGCTGAGCTCCCTGTGCAGCTGCAAGGAGGCGCGGCCCCTGAAG AAGGCCTTTGGGGAGGACCAG GCCCAGTGGGACTGCGTGAACGCCAAGTACAAGCAGAAGAAGCGAAATTACAAGAACTCAGGTGTGGTCATCCTGGCAGACCTGAAG TTCCACAGGGTCTATTCTTTCCTGGACTATATCATGGGCGGCTGCCAGATCCACTTCACC GTGGCCATCGACTTCACGGCCTCCAATGGCGACCCCCGGAACAGCCGCTCCCTGCACTACATCAACCCCTTCCAGCCCAACGAGTACCTGCAGGCGCTGGTGGCCGTGGGCGAGATCTGCCAGGACTATGACAG CGACAAGAGGTTTTCTGCTTTGGGGTTTGGAGCCCGGATCCCTCCCAAGTATGAG GTGTCCCACAACTTTGCCATCAATTTTGACCCCGAGGACGATGAGTGTGAAG GAATCCAGGGTGTGGTGGAGGCCTACCAGAACTGCCTGCCCCGGGTCCAGCTCTACGGCCCCACCAATGTGGCGCCCGTCATCTCCAAGGTGGCCTGCATGGCAGCGGCCGAGGAGCACACCGGGGAGGCCTCC CAATACTACATCCTGCTGATCCTGACGGACGGCGTGGTGACCGATATGGCAGACACGCGGGAGGCCATCGTGCGTGCCTCCCACCTGCCCATGTCCATCATCATCGTGGGGGTGGGCAATGCTGACTTCACCGACATGCATGTCCTGGATGGGGACGACGGTGTCCTGCGCTCCCCAAGGGGCGAGCCCGCACTCCGTGACATCGTGCAGTTCGTGCCCTTCCGGGAGCTCAAGAAT GCATCCCCAGCAGCGCTGGCCAAGTGTGTGCTGGCCGAGGTGCCCAAGCAGGTGGTGGAGTTCTACAGCCACAAGGAGCTGCCTCCGCGTGGCCTCGGCACCCACGCCCGAGCAGCCGGCCCAGGCTCAGCCCCGTGA
- the CPNE7 gene encoding copine-7 isoform X4, protein MECTLGQESPGVKPADGRIGARHAAPSLPTWQRAFLPPPPPGVCFLFCTERSQEAARQADPDGLIVAQKKMTRALLLKFGRHAGKSTITVIAEDISRNNGYVELSFRARKLDDKDLFSKSDPFLELYRINDDQSEQLVYRTEVVKNNLSPVWEPFKVSLSSLCSCKEARPLKCLVWDYDSRGKHDFIGEFSTTFEEMQKAFGEDQAQWDCVNAKYKQKKRNYKNSGVVILADLKFHRVYSFLDYIMGGCQIHFTVAIDFTASNGDPRNSRSLHYINPFQPNEYLQALVAVGEICQDYDSDKRFSALGFGARIPPKYEVSHNFAINFDPEDDECEGIQGVVEAYQNCLPRVQLYGPTNVAPVISKVACMAAAEEHTGEASQYYILLILTDGVVTDMADTREAIVRASHLPMSIIIVGVGNADFTDMHVLDGDDGVLRSPRGEPALRDIVQFVPFRELKNASPAALAKCVLAEVPKQVVEFYSHKELPPRGLGTHARAAGPGSAP, encoded by the exons ATGGAGTGTACCTTGGGGCAG GAGAGCCCGGGAGTGAAGCCGGCAGACGGGAGAATCGGGGCCAGGCACGCagccccctcccttcccacctggCAGAGAGCtttcctgcccccgcccccacctggggtctgttttcttttctgcacGGAACGTTCCCAGGAAGCTGCTCGCCAGGCAGACCCTGATGGATTG ATTGTGGCCCAGAAGAAGATGACCCGGGCACTGTTGCTGAAGTTTGGCAGGCACGCCGGCAAGTCCACCATCACG GTGATCGCCGAGGACATCTCCAGGAACAACGGCTACGTGGAACTCTCCTTCCGGGCCAGGAAGCTGGACGACAAG GATCTCTTCAGCAAGTCTGACCCCTTCCTGGAGCTGTACCGGATCAACGACGACCAGAGCGAGCAGCTCGTGTACAGGACAGAG GTGGTGAAGAACAACCTCAGCCCAGTGTGGGAGCCCTTCAAGGTGTCGCTGAGCTCCCTGTGCAGCTGCAAGGAGGCGCGGCCCCTGAAG TGCCTCGTCTGGGATTATGACTCCCGCGGGAAGCACGACTTCATTGGAGAATTCTCCACCACCTTTGAGGAGATGCAGAAGGCCTTTGGGGAGGACCAG GCCCAGTGGGACTGCGTGAACGCCAAGTACAAGCAGAAGAAGCGAAATTACAAGAACTCAGGTGTGGTCATCCTGGCAGACCTGAAG TTCCACAGGGTCTATTCTTTCCTGGACTATATCATGGGCGGCTGCCAGATCCACTTCACC GTGGCCATCGACTTCACGGCCTCCAATGGCGACCCCCGGAACAGCCGCTCCCTGCACTACATCAACCCCTTCCAGCCCAACGAGTACCTGCAGGCGCTGGTGGCCGTGGGCGAGATCTGCCAGGACTATGACAG CGACAAGAGGTTTTCTGCTTTGGGGTTTGGAGCCCGGATCCCTCCCAAGTATGAG GTGTCCCACAACTTTGCCATCAATTTTGACCCCGAGGACGATGAGTGTGAAG GAATCCAGGGTGTGGTGGAGGCCTACCAGAACTGCCTGCCCCGGGTCCAGCTCTACGGCCCCACCAATGTGGCGCCCGTCATCTCCAAGGTGGCCTGCATGGCAGCGGCCGAGGAGCACACCGGGGAGGCCTCC CAATACTACATCCTGCTGATCCTGACGGACGGCGTGGTGACCGATATGGCAGACACGCGGGAGGCCATCGTGCGTGCCTCCCACCTGCCCATGTCCATCATCATCGTGGGGGTGGGCAATGCTGACTTCACCGACATGCATGTCCTGGATGGGGACGACGGTGTCCTGCGCTCCCCAAGGGGCGAGCCCGCACTCCGTGACATCGTGCAGTTCGTGCCCTTCCGGGAGCTCAAGAAT GCATCCCCAGCAGCGCTGGCCAAGTGTGTGCTGGCCGAGGTGCCCAAGCAGGTGGTGGAGTTCTACAGCCACAAGGAGCTGCCTCCGCGTGGCCTCGGCACCCACGCCCGAGCAGCCGGCCCAGGCTCAGCCCCGTGA
- the CPNE7 gene encoding copine-7 isoform X3, producing the protein MSAGSERGAAAAPRVVPAPCASKVELRLSCRHLLDRDPLTKSDPRVVLLLQAQGQWVQVDRTEVVRSSLHPVFSKVFTLDYYFEEVQRLRFEVYDTHGPSSLSCQDDDFLGGMECTLGQIVAQKKMTRALLLKFGRHAGKSTITVIAEDISRNNGYVELSFRARKLDDKDLFSKSDPFLELYRINDDQSEQLVYRTEVVKNNLSPVWEPFKVSLSSLCSCKEARPLKCLVWDYDSRGKHDFIGEFSTTFEEMQKAFGEDQAQWDCVNAKYKQKKRNYKNSGVVILADLKFHRVYSFLDYIMGGCQIHFTVAIDFTASNGDPRNSRSLHYINPFQPNEYLQALVAVGEICQDYDSDKRFSALGFGARIPPKYEVSHNFAINFDPEDDECEGIQGVVEAYQNCLPRVQLYGPTNVAPVISKVACMAAAEEHTGEASQYYILLILTDGVVTDMADTREAIVRASHLPMSIIIVGVGNADFTDMHVLDGDDGVLRSPRGEPALRDIVQFVPFRELKNASPAALAKCVLAEVPKQVVEFYSHKELPPRGLGTHARAAGPGSAP; encoded by the exons ATGAGCGCGGGCTCGGagcgcggggcggcggcggcccccaggGTGGTGCCCGCGCCCTGCGCCTCGAAGGTGGAGCTGCGGCTGAGCTGCCGGCACCTGCTGGACCGCGACCCGCTCACCAAGTCCGACCCCCGCgtggtgctgctgctgcaggcGCAGGGCCAGTGGGTGCAG GTGGACAGAACCGAGGTGGTCCGGAGCAGCCTGCACCCTGTGTTCTCCAAGGTCTTCACGCTCGACTACTATTTTGAGGAGGTGCAGAGGCTGCGCTTCGAGGTCTACGACACCCACGGGCCCAGCAGCCTCAGCTGTCAGGATGACGACTTCCTGGGGGGCATGGAGTGTACCTTGGGGCAG ATTGTGGCCCAGAAGAAGATGACCCGGGCACTGTTGCTGAAGTTTGGCAGGCACGCCGGCAAGTCCACCATCACG GTGATCGCCGAGGACATCTCCAGGAACAACGGCTACGTGGAACTCTCCTTCCGGGCCAGGAAGCTGGACGACAAG GATCTCTTCAGCAAGTCTGACCCCTTCCTGGAGCTGTACCGGATCAACGACGACCAGAGCGAGCAGCTCGTGTACAGGACAGAG GTGGTGAAGAACAACCTCAGCCCAGTGTGGGAGCCCTTCAAGGTGTCGCTGAGCTCCCTGTGCAGCTGCAAGGAGGCGCGGCCCCTGAAG TGCCTCGTCTGGGATTATGACTCCCGCGGGAAGCACGACTTCATTGGAGAATTCTCCACCACCTTTGAGGAGATGCAGAAGGCCTTTGGGGAGGACCAG GCCCAGTGGGACTGCGTGAACGCCAAGTACAAGCAGAAGAAGCGAAATTACAAGAACTCAGGTGTGGTCATCCTGGCAGACCTGAAG TTCCACAGGGTCTATTCTTTCCTGGACTATATCATGGGCGGCTGCCAGATCCACTTCACC GTGGCCATCGACTTCACGGCCTCCAATGGCGACCCCCGGAACAGCCGCTCCCTGCACTACATCAACCCCTTCCAGCCCAACGAGTACCTGCAGGCGCTGGTGGCCGTGGGCGAGATCTGCCAGGACTATGACAG CGACAAGAGGTTTTCTGCTTTGGGGTTTGGAGCCCGGATCCCTCCCAAGTATGAG GTGTCCCACAACTTTGCCATCAATTTTGACCCCGAGGACGATGAGTGTGAAG GAATCCAGGGTGTGGTGGAGGCCTACCAGAACTGCCTGCCCCGGGTCCAGCTCTACGGCCCCACCAATGTGGCGCCCGTCATCTCCAAGGTGGCCTGCATGGCAGCGGCCGAGGAGCACACCGGGGAGGCCTCC CAATACTACATCCTGCTGATCCTGACGGACGGCGTGGTGACCGATATGGCAGACACGCGGGAGGCCATCGTGCGTGCCTCCCACCTGCCCATGTCCATCATCATCGTGGGGGTGGGCAATGCTGACTTCACCGACATGCATGTCCTGGATGGGGACGACGGTGTCCTGCGCTCCCCAAGGGGCGAGCCCGCACTCCGTGACATCGTGCAGTTCGTGCCCTTCCGGGAGCTCAAGAAT GCATCCCCAGCAGCGCTGGCCAAGTGTGTGCTGGCCGAGGTGCCCAAGCAGGTGGTGGAGTTCTACAGCCACAAGGAGCTGCCTCCGCGTGGCCTCGGCACCCACGCCCGAGCAGCCGGCCCAGGCTCAGCCCCGTGA
- the CPNE7 gene encoding copine-7 isoform X1, with amino-acid sequence MSAGSERGAAAAPRVVPAPCASKVELRLSCRHLLDRDPLTKSDPRVVLLLQAQGQWVQVDRTEVVRSSLHPVFSKVFTLDYYFEEVQRLRFEVYDTHGPSSLSCQDDDFLGGMECTLGQESPGVKPADGRIGARHAAPSLPTWQRAFLPPPPPGVCFLFCTERSQEAARQADPDGLIVAQKKMTRALLLKFGRHAGKSTITVIAEDISRNNGYVELSFRARKLDDKDLFSKSDPFLELYRINDDQSEQLVYRTEVVKNNLSPVWEPFKVSLSSLCSCKEARPLKCLVWDYDSRGKHDFIGEFSTTFEEMQKAFGEDQAQWDCVNAKYKQKKRNYKNSGVVILADLKFHRVYSFLDYIMGGCQIHFTVAIDFTASNGDPRNSRSLHYINPFQPNEYLQALVAVGEICQDYDSDKRFSALGFGARIPPKYEVSHNFAINFDPEDDECEGIQGVVEAYQNCLPRVQLYGPTNVAPVISKVACMAAAEEHTGEASQYYILLILTDGVVTDMADTREAIVRASHLPMSIIIVGVGNADFTDMHVLDGDDGVLRSPRGEPALRDIVQFVPFRELKNASPAALAKCVLAEVPKQVVEFYSHKELPPRGLGTHARAAGPGSAP; translated from the exons ATGAGCGCGGGCTCGGagcgcggggcggcggcggcccccaggGTGGTGCCCGCGCCCTGCGCCTCGAAGGTGGAGCTGCGGCTGAGCTGCCGGCACCTGCTGGACCGCGACCCGCTCACCAAGTCCGACCCCCGCgtggtgctgctgctgcaggcGCAGGGCCAGTGGGTGCAG GTGGACAGAACCGAGGTGGTCCGGAGCAGCCTGCACCCTGTGTTCTCCAAGGTCTTCACGCTCGACTACTATTTTGAGGAGGTGCAGAGGCTGCGCTTCGAGGTCTACGACACCCACGGGCCCAGCAGCCTCAGCTGTCAGGATGACGACTTCCTGGGGGGCATGGAGTGTACCTTGGGGCAG GAGAGCCCGGGAGTGAAGCCGGCAGACGGGAGAATCGGGGCCAGGCACGCagccccctcccttcccacctggCAGAGAGCtttcctgcccccgcccccacctggggtctgttttcttttctgcacGGAACGTTCCCAGGAAGCTGCTCGCCAGGCAGACCCTGATGGATTG ATTGTGGCCCAGAAGAAGATGACCCGGGCACTGTTGCTGAAGTTTGGCAGGCACGCCGGCAAGTCCACCATCACG GTGATCGCCGAGGACATCTCCAGGAACAACGGCTACGTGGAACTCTCCTTCCGGGCCAGGAAGCTGGACGACAAG GATCTCTTCAGCAAGTCTGACCCCTTCCTGGAGCTGTACCGGATCAACGACGACCAGAGCGAGCAGCTCGTGTACAGGACAGAG GTGGTGAAGAACAACCTCAGCCCAGTGTGGGAGCCCTTCAAGGTGTCGCTGAGCTCCCTGTGCAGCTGCAAGGAGGCGCGGCCCCTGAAG TGCCTCGTCTGGGATTATGACTCCCGCGGGAAGCACGACTTCATTGGAGAATTCTCCACCACCTTTGAGGAGATGCAGAAGGCCTTTGGGGAGGACCAG GCCCAGTGGGACTGCGTGAACGCCAAGTACAAGCAGAAGAAGCGAAATTACAAGAACTCAGGTGTGGTCATCCTGGCAGACCTGAAG TTCCACAGGGTCTATTCTTTCCTGGACTATATCATGGGCGGCTGCCAGATCCACTTCACC GTGGCCATCGACTTCACGGCCTCCAATGGCGACCCCCGGAACAGCCGCTCCCTGCACTACATCAACCCCTTCCAGCCCAACGAGTACCTGCAGGCGCTGGTGGCCGTGGGCGAGATCTGCCAGGACTATGACAG CGACAAGAGGTTTTCTGCTTTGGGGTTTGGAGCCCGGATCCCTCCCAAGTATGAG GTGTCCCACAACTTTGCCATCAATTTTGACCCCGAGGACGATGAGTGTGAAG GAATCCAGGGTGTGGTGGAGGCCTACCAGAACTGCCTGCCCCGGGTCCAGCTCTACGGCCCCACCAATGTGGCGCCCGTCATCTCCAAGGTGGCCTGCATGGCAGCGGCCGAGGAGCACACCGGGGAGGCCTCC CAATACTACATCCTGCTGATCCTGACGGACGGCGTGGTGACCGATATGGCAGACACGCGGGAGGCCATCGTGCGTGCCTCCCACCTGCCCATGTCCATCATCATCGTGGGGGTGGGCAATGCTGACTTCACCGACATGCATGTCCTGGATGGGGACGACGGTGTCCTGCGCTCCCCAAGGGGCGAGCCCGCACTCCGTGACATCGTGCAGTTCGTGCCCTTCCGGGAGCTCAAGAAT GCATCCCCAGCAGCGCTGGCCAAGTGTGTGCTGGCCGAGGTGCCCAAGCAGGTGGTGGAGTTCTACAGCCACAAGGAGCTGCCTCCGCGTGGCCTCGGCACCCACGCCCGAGCAGCCGGCCCAGGCTCAGCCCCGTGA
- the RPL13 gene encoding large ribosomal subunit protein eL13, producing the protein MAPSRNGMILKPHFHKDWQRRVATWFNQPARKIRRRKARQAKARRIAPRPACGPVRPVVRCPTVRYHTRVRAGRGFSLEELRVAGIHKKVARTIGISVDPRRRNKSTESLQANVQRLKEYRSKLILFPRRPSAPKKGDSSAEELKLATQLTGPVMPIRNVYKKEKARVITDEEKNFKAFASLRMARANARLFGIRAKRAKEAAEQDVEKKK; encoded by the exons ATGGCGCCCAGCCGGAATGGCATGATCCTGAAGCCGCACTTCCACAAGGACTGGCAGCGGCGCGTGGCCACGTGGTTCAACCAGCCGGCGCGTAAGATCCGCAG GCGCAAGGCCCGGCAGGCCAAGGCGCGGCGCATCGCCCCGCGGCCGGCGTGCGGCCCGGTCCGGCCCGTCGTGCGCTGCCCCACCGTCAGGTACCACACCCGCGTGCGCGCCGGCAGGGGCTTCAGCCTGGAGGAGCTGCGG GTGGCCGGCATCCACAAGAAGGTGGCCCGGACCATCGGGATCTCGGTGGACCCCAGGAGGCGGAACAAGTCCACCGAGTCCCTGCAGGCCAACGTGCAGCGGCTGAAGGAGTACCGCTCCAAGCTCATCCTCTTCCCCAGGAGGCCCTCGGCCCCCAAGAAGGGGGACAGCTCG GCGGAAGAACTCAAATTGGCCACTCAGCTGACAGGACCGGTTATGCCTATACGGAAC GTCTACAAGAAGGAGAAAGCCAGAGTCATCACGGACGAGGAGAAGAACTTCAAGGCCTTCGCCAGTCTCCGCATGGCCCGCGCCAACGCCCGGCTCTTCGGCATCCGGGCAAAAAGGGCCAAGGAGGCCGCAGAGCAggatgtggaaaagaaaaaataa